From one Lycium ferocissimum isolate CSIRO_LF1 chromosome 5, AGI_CSIRO_Lferr_CH_V1, whole genome shotgun sequence genomic stretch:
- the LOC132056587 gene encoding probable methyltransferase PMT16, producing the protein MAGSNQTPYYTPTSKPHTHPFSSWKKLNLYYSLAAITFLCCACYYAGYLQHSTILTTSKITSSSSKTTNCFTSQNTTSHVSSSQLDFSTHHAAGDNGAVGPDDTVKIYPPCDVKYSEYTPCEDHQRSLKFNRDRLIYRERHCPEKSEFLKCRIPAPYGYKNPFKWPLSRDLVWYANVPHKELTVEKAVQNWIRYEGDRFRFPGGGTMFPNGADAYIDDIGELINLKDGSIRTAIDTGCGVASWGAYLLSRNILAMSFAPRDTHEGQVQFALERGVPALIGVIASKRLPYPSRAFDMAHCSRCLIPWGEYDGTYLIEVDRILRPGGYWILSGPPIHWRKYWKGWDRTKEDLNTEQTKIEQVARSLCWKKIVEKDDIAIWQKPYNHLRCKELRKQSKNPPLCPAQDPDRAWYTEIETCLTSLPEVSSEEKVAGGQLEKWPKRLHAIPPRISRGTVNGVTVDTFKKDSQLWKRRVSYYKTVNNQLGQPGRYRNLLDMNAYLGGFAANLIDDPAWVMNIVPAETKINTLGVIYERGLIGTYQSWCEAMSTYPRTYDLIHADSVFTLYKDRCEMEDILLEMDRILRPEGSVIIRDDVDTLIKVKRIADGLNWDSQIVDHEDGPLEREKLLFAVKSYWTAPSTQESKFS; encoded by the exons ATGGCAGGTTCTAATCAAACCCCATACTATACTCCAACCTCCAAACCCCATACacaccctttttcttcttggAAAAAACTCAATCTTTATTATTCTTTAGCTGCCATCACTTTCCTTTGTTGTGCTTGTTACTACGCTGGTTACTTGCAACACAGCACCATCTTGACTACCTCAAAAATCACCTCATCTTCATCTAAAACCACTAATTGCTTCACTTCTCAAAACACTACTTCCCATGTTTCATCTTCACAATTGGATTTCAGTACTCACCACGCTGCGGGCGATAACGGAGCTGTGGGGCCAGATGACACCGTTAAAATCTACCCGCCGTGTGACGTGAAGTATAGTGAGTATACTCCCTGTGAAGACCATCAAAGGTCATTAAAGTTCAACAGGGACAGGTTGATATACAGAGAAAGACATTGTCCTGAAAAGAGTGAATTCTTGAAATGTCGTATACCGGCACCATATGGTTACAAGAACCCGTTTAAGTGGCCATTGAGTAGGGATCTTGTGTGGTATGCTAATGTGCCACATAAAGAATTGACGGTGGAGAAAGCTGTTCAGAACTGGATTCGATACGAAGGTGACCGGTTCAGATTTCCTGGTGGTGGTACTATGTTTCCTAATGGTGCTGATgcgtatattgatgatattggggagttgattaatttaaaagatgGTTCGATTAGGACCGCCATTGATACAGGCTGTGGG GTGGCTAGTTGGGGAGCTTATCTTTTGTCAAGGAATATCCTTGCCATGTCATTTGCACCTAGAGATACACACGAAGGGCAGGTTCAATTTGCTCTCGAGCGTGGAGTTCCTGCTCTGATTGGTGTTATTGCCTCCAAGAGACTTCCTTATCCATCTAGAGCTTTCGACATGGCACATTGCTCTCGCTGCCTCATTCCTTGGGGCGAATATG ATGGTACGTACTTAATCGAAGTTGACAGAATCCTGAGGCCCGGTGGATATTGGATCCTGTCCGGTCCACCAATCCACTGGAGGAAATACTGGAAAGGCTGGGATAGGACCAAAGAAGACCTAAATACTGAACAAACTAAAATTGAGCAAGTGGCTAGGAGTCTTTGCTGGAAAAAGATTGTTGAGAAAGATGACATTGCAATATGGCAGAAGCCATACAATCATTTACGCTGCAAAGAATTGCGAAAGCAGTCAAAAAATCCACCTTTGTGCCCTGCCCAAGATCCTGATAGAGCCTG GTACACAGAGATTGAAACTTGTTTAACTTCCCTGCCTGAAGTTTCAAGTGAAGAAAAGGTAGCTGGTGGACAGTTGGAAAAATGGCCTAAAAGATTACACGCGATACCACCAAGGATTAGCAGGGGAACTGTAAATGGGGTCACGGTGGACACTTTCAAAAAGGATTCACAACTATGGAAACGAAGAGTTTCGTACTACAAGACAGTGAATAATCAACTTGGCCAACCAGGGAGATACCGGAATTTATTGGATATGAATGCCTACTTGGGTGGTTTTGCTGCCAATTTGATTGATGATCCTGCTTGGGTCATGAATATAGTTCCTGCTGAGACCAAAATCAACACGCTTGGTGTTATTTATGAACGAGGATTAATTGGAACATATCAGAGCTG GTGTGAGGCCATGTCAACTTACCCAAGGACATATGATCTTATTCATGCTGACTCTGTATTTACTCTCTATAAAGACAG ATGTGAAATGGAGGATATATTACTTGAAATGGATAGAATATTAAGGCCAGAAGGAAGTGTAATAATCAGAGATGATGTAGATACATTGATCAAAGTAAAAAGGATAGCAGATGGGCTGAACTGGGATAGCCAGATTGTGGATCATGAAGATGGGCCATTGGAGAGGGAAAAGCTTCTGTTTGCAGTGAAGTCATATTGGACAGCTCCATCTACCCAAGAATctaaattttcttaa